The DNA segment GATCAACGGACTGGAAGCCAGCGGCGCCAACCGCAACCTCAAGGACCACGATCTGCAACAGCAGACCAGCGAATTCCTGCAACTGGTGATCAACGGCCTGCAGGACGACAACGGCACCAACATCAATGCGCCGGGCTGGGAGTCCACCCGCCAGTTCCTCGAAAAGCTCTCCCATAGCCGTGCCCTGCTCGGTCAGGATTCGCAACAGACCGCCAGTTTCATCTTCGCCCTCAAAGGCCCGCTGTTCTCCCTGCTGCAAAGTCACTACCGCGAACAACCCGCGCTGCTGGCCGAACAACTCTGGGAAATTTCCGAGTTGTTCGACGCCTTCGGCTTGCACACCATCCGCACCTTCCAGAAATCCCGCGAGGCGGTGATCAAGCGTCAGCAGGAAGAACTGCTGGAGCTGTCCACTCCGGTGGTCAAGCTGTGGGACGGCGTGCTGGCGCTGCCAATGATCGGCACCCTCGATTCGCAACGTACCCAGGTGGTGATGGAATCGCTCCTGCAACGCATTGTCGACACCGGTTCGGAAATCGCCATCATCGACATCACCGGCGTGCCGACCGTCGACACGCTGGTCGCCCAGCACCTGCTGAAAACCGTGACCGCGATTCGTCTGATGGGTGCCGACTGCATCATCAGCGGCGTACGTCCGCAAATCGCCCAGACCATCGTCCACCTCGGCCTCGACCTGCAAGGCGTGGTGACCAAGGCGAACCTGGCCGACGCACTGAAACTCGCCCTCACCCGCCTGGGCATCAGCCTCGGCCAAGCGGTCTGAGCCGATGGAACGTATCCCGATTCTCCAAATGGGCAAGTTCCTGCTGGTCACCATTCAGGTCGACATGCATGACCAGCTCGCCCTCACGTTGCAGGACGACTTGTCCGAGCGCATCAGCAACACCTCGGCGCGTGGTGTGCTGATCGACATCTCGGCGCTGGACATGGTCGACTCGTTCATTGGCCGGATGATCAGCACGATTTCCGCCCTGTCGAAAATCATGGACGCCGAAACCATGCTGGTCGGCATGCAGCCGGCGGTGGCGATCACCCTGGTCGAACTCGGCCTGACCCTGCCGGGTGTCAGCACCGCACTGAACGTCGAGCGCGGGATGAAACTGCTGCAGGAACGAGTAAACCGGCAATGACCGTACGCAGCAGCGGTACTCAACCCATCCATATCGAGCAGGATGTCGTGCTCGCACGCCAGACCGCCCGCAAACTGGCCACCGAATGCGGGATGCGCCTGATCGACCTGACCAAAATGGTCACGGCGGTCAGCGAACTGGCCCGCAACACCATGGTTTACGGTGGCGGCGGCGACATGGACTGGCAGATTCTCGATGAAGATCACAAGGTCGGTCTGCGCTTGACGTTCCGTGACGAAGGCCCCGGTATTGCCGATATCAAACTGGCGATGACCGACGGCTGGACCTCCGGCAGCGGCATGGGCCTGGGCCTGACCGGGGCAAAACGCCTGGTCGAGGAGTTCGAACTGGACACTGCGCCCGGCAAGGGCACGCGAATAACGATCACCCGATGGACATGAATATCGCAGGGTCGCTGACCCAGGTGCTGCTGATCGAAGACAGCAGCCAGATCGGCCATGCCCGGCGCACCGCGCAACGGCTGGCCGAGCAACACGGCTTCGATGCGACCGATGCCGGGCGCGTGGCGCTGGTTGCCACCGAACTGGCGAGCAACGTGCTCAAGCACGCCAGCCGTGGCGAAGTTCACCTGCGCCTGCTGCCGCGCCCCAACGGGTACGGTATCGAGATGCTCGCGGTCGATCGTGCTCAGGGCTTTGACCTCGACGCCTGCCTGACCGACGGTTTTTCCACCGGCGGCACTCAGGGCATTGGACTGGGTGCCGTGGCGCGGCAGACCGAAGTCTTCGACGTCCACGCCGACGCCCGTGGCGCGGTGCTGCTGGCGCGTTTATACCCGCGCGGCGACCGTCAACCGGACTTGCGCTACGGCGTCAGCCAGCACTCGTTGCACAACGATCCGGCGTGCGGCGACACCTGGCACCTGGCGTACAACGGCGCCAACGTCAGTGCGCTGATCATCGACGGCCTCGGTCACGGTGAGGATGCCGAGCGCGCGGCCAAGGCCGGCGAGCGGGTGTTCGCCCAGACGCCGTTCGCCAGCCCGGTGCTGCTGATGGAGGACATGCACCGCGACATGATCGGCAGCCGTGGCGGCGCCGCAGCGTTCGCCCAGTTCAATGCCGCCCGCGACGGCCTGACCTTTACTGGCGTGGGCAACATCGGCGCCAGCCTGATCACCGCCGACAAGTCGCGGGGCCTGGCCTCGCATCCGGGCATCGTCGGCGGCCAATACCGGAAAGCCCAGCCTTTTGACTATGCTCACGTGAACGGACATCTATTGATCATGTACAGCGACGGCTTGCAGTCCCGTTGGAATCTTCAAGACTACCCCGGCCTGGTGCACCGCCATCCCGCCGTGATAGCCAGCGTCCTGCACCGCGACTTCTGTCGCGGGCGCGACGATGTAACGGTGCTGGTCGTTGCCCTGGAGGCCGCCCATGGCTGAGTCGCCAACCCTGAACCCCGCCGAGCAGGCTGCGCTGATCGCCCAGTTGCAGAGCGAGACCGCCGCCCTGCGCGAAGAACTCGACGAAACCAATCAGGGCGTGCTGGCGCTCTACGCCGAACTCGATACCCAGGCGGAAGAGCTGAAGCAGGCCTCGGACCTGAAAAGCCGTTTCCTGTCGTACATGAGCCATGAGTTCCGCACCCCGCTGGGCTCGATCCTGAGCATCAACAGTTTGCTGGCCGACGAGCTCGACGGCCCGCTCAGCCCCGAGCAGCACAAGCAGGTGGCGTTCGTCAGCAGCGCCGCCCGTGAACTCAGCGACATGGTCGATGACTTGCTCGATCTGGCGAAGATCGAAGCCGGGCGAATCACCATTTCCCCGGCGTGGTTCGACATGTTCGACCTGTTCTCCGCCCTGCGCGGGATGTTCCGGCCGATCGTCGATGCCTCGGCGGTGGATCTGATCTTCGAAGAACCGGTCGGCCTGCCGCGCCTGTACACCGACGACAAGAAACTCGCGCAGATCCTGCGCAATTTCATTTCCAACTCGCTGAAGTTCACCACCCGTGGCGAAGTGCGGGTTTCGGCGCGACTTGAAGGCTCGGACAAAGTACGTTTTGCCGTCAGCGACACC comes from the Pseudomonas sp. RSB 5.4 genome and includes:
- a CDS encoding STAS domain-containing protein, with amino-acid sequence MAALQNSTLDAMKNKQPQLLGEWINGLEASGANRNLKDHDLQQQTSEFLQLVINGLQDDNGTNINAPGWESTRQFLEKLSHSRALLGQDSQQTASFIFALKGPLFSLLQSHYREQPALLAEQLWEISELFDAFGLHTIRTFQKSREAVIKRQQEELLELSTPVVKLWDGVLALPMIGTLDSQRTQVVMESLLQRIVDTGSEIAIIDITGVPTVDTLVAQHLLKTVTAIRLMGADCIISGVRPQIAQTIVHLGLDLQGVVTKANLADALKLALTRLGISLGQAV
- a CDS encoding STAS domain-containing protein → MERIPILQMGKFLLVTIQVDMHDQLALTLQDDLSERISNTSARGVLIDISALDMVDSFIGRMISTISALSKIMDAETMLVGMQPAVAITLVELGLTLPGVSTALNVERGMKLLQERVNRQ
- a CDS encoding anti-sigma regulatory factor, with amino-acid sequence MTVRSSGTQPIHIEQDVVLARQTARKLATECGMRLIDLTKMVTAVSELARNTMVYGGGGDMDWQILDEDHKVGLRLTFRDEGPGIADIKLAMTDGWTSGSGMGLGLTGAKRLVEEFELDTAPGKGTRITITRWT
- a CDS encoding ATP-binding protein; the encoded protein is MNIAGSLTQVLLIEDSSQIGHARRTAQRLAEQHGFDATDAGRVALVATELASNVLKHASRGEVHLRLLPRPNGYGIEMLAVDRAQGFDLDACLTDGFSTGGTQGIGLGAVARQTEVFDVHADARGAVLLARLYPRGDRQPDLRYGVSQHSLHNDPACGDTWHLAYNGANVSALIIDGLGHGEDAERAAKAGERVFAQTPFASPVLLMEDMHRDMIGSRGGAAAFAQFNAARDGLTFTGVGNIGASLITADKSRGLASHPGIVGGQYRKAQPFDYAHVNGHLLIMYSDGLQSRWNLQDYPGLVHRHPAVIASVLHRDFCRGRDDVTVLVVALEAAHG
- a CDS encoding ATP-binding protein, which gives rise to MAESPTLNPAEQAALIAQLQSETAALREELDETNQGVLALYAELDTQAEELKQASDLKSRFLSYMSHEFRTPLGSILSINSLLADELDGPLSPEQHKQVAFVSSAARELSDMVDDLLDLAKIEAGRITISPAWFDMFDLFSALRGMFRPIVDASAVDLIFEEPVGLPRLYTDDKKLAQILRNFISNSLKFTTRGEVRVSARLEGSDKVRFAVSDTGIGIAPELHGALFEDFSQVDSPLQKRLRGTGLGLSLCKRFAALLGGEVGMDSTPGVGSTFFVIIPLALALENVDET